From the genome of Solidesulfovibrio carbinolicus, one region includes:
- a CDS encoding transporter substrate-binding domain-containing protein, with amino-acid sequence MMRFLRASFVWRLAAVLVALGVFGGAGAWAAALDLTAEEKAFIEAHPVVTVSDVDWPPLSIVADGRQQGLFHDYYALIAQRTGLAFRFQTLGDGLDFQLVLDALRDKRIDLVDGTGKTADRATYALFAGPYWQFPLAVAARDDAAAWSLETLAGKRVAVARGSTAEEYLREKAPGLELVETADPYAALSLVATHKADAAVENMAVASYAIRKSGLANVKISGLLDYQFKIYSLVRNDWPLLASILQKAHESVTESEKAALLSRWLPLYKAGAQSGENVAEVMGKPADTHTGLTFTDREKDYLARKKALSFCVDPDWAPIERIDENGRHVGIAADLLGVMSERLGVPVVLVPTSSWSQSLSAVREHRCDFLPAAGDTKQRRRFLHFTTPYLRFPMVVATLAKTPFIDDPAGLSGKDLGVVNGYSSLDILRSKYPEMRLVEVPSVTEGLRLVADGKLYGYIDTVPAISQAIAKDHFSDLKIAGRLDAQLDLAVASRDDEPELASLFQKAVNTLTKAETEAVIKKWVAVTFEESFDYTRFWKALAIAAAVLAVIVWWNRKLARLNRAIRQAHEDLDAANRDMAALLDNAGQGFLSVDRDGLVGPRCSQECRAIFGGEIEGRNVAELLFPDDPAAREALTINIRRVADEADAYRRDLYLSLMQKVARLGGRTLRLAYRALDGGRLMFVITDVTDEARLKDAVARERNRLACVVAAVREQRDFFAVLDSFAGFRESGQVFVSGAADGRAALESVYRQVHTFKGLFLQLECAHVAAALDAVETRLAGLAREDAPQASAVAEALADPEVDEALNRDIAVVRNALGEEFFDRRGEICLGAELAEALAELADRLLTRLDEVPLGERDRSVLAAARTLRHVDVKKLLAAYPRLAARLAAGQGKLLAPFAVEGQTVAVDPDRLGALVKALVHAFRNAVDHGLETPAERAEAGKDEAGSISCRVAADNGRLVIEVADDGRGVDVEAVRSRAFEVGLAGAEELAAMDDAAVIELLFRDGFSSRRSVGELSGRGVGLAAVRAEAQRLGGAAVLISQSGRGSRLRVEVPILDAQA; translated from the coding sequence ATGATGCGTTTTTTGCGTGCGTCCTTTGTCTGGCGGCTTGCGGCCGTCCTTGTCGCACTTGGTGTTTTCGGGGGAGCGGGTGCTTGGGCTGCGGCCCTGGACCTGACGGCCGAGGAAAAAGCCTTCATCGAGGCCCATCCCGTGGTCACGGTCAGCGACGTGGACTGGCCGCCGCTGTCCATCGTGGCCGACGGCCGGCAGCAGGGCCTTTTTCACGACTATTACGCCCTTATCGCCCAGCGCACGGGCCTGGCCTTCCGGTTCCAGACCTTGGGTGACGGGCTGGATTTTCAGCTCGTTCTTGATGCCCTGCGCGACAAACGCATCGATCTGGTGGACGGCACCGGCAAGACCGCCGACCGCGCCACCTACGCGCTTTTCGCCGGCCCTTACTGGCAGTTCCCCCTGGCCGTGGCCGCCCGGGACGACGCCGCGGCCTGGTCCCTGGAGACCCTGGCCGGCAAGCGCGTGGCCGTGGCCCGAGGCTCCACGGCCGAGGAATACCTGCGCGAGAAGGCCCCGGGCCTGGAACTCGTCGAGACCGCCGATCCCTATGCGGCCCTGTCGCTGGTGGCCACCCACAAGGCCGACGCCGCCGTGGAGAACATGGCCGTGGCTTCCTACGCCATCCGCAAATCGGGACTGGCCAACGTCAAGATTTCCGGACTGTTGGACTATCAGTTCAAGATCTATTCCCTGGTGCGCAACGACTGGCCGCTGCTGGCGTCCATTTTGCAAAAAGCCCATGAATCGGTGACGGAATCGGAAAAGGCCGCGCTGCTCTCCCGCTGGCTGCCGCTGTACAAGGCCGGGGCCCAGTCCGGAGAAAACGTCGCCGAGGTCATGGGCAAGCCGGCTGACACGCACACGGGACTGACCTTCACGGATCGGGAGAAGGACTATCTGGCCCGCAAGAAAGCCCTGTCGTTTTGCGTGGACCCGGATTGGGCCCCCATTGAGCGCATCGACGAAAACGGCCGCCATGTCGGCATCGCCGCCGATCTGCTGGGCGTCATGAGCGAGCGCCTGGGCGTGCCCGTGGTCCTGGTGCCCACCAGCTCCTGGAGCCAGAGCCTGTCCGCCGTGCGTGAGCATCGCTGCGATTTCCTGCCGGCCGCCGGCGACACCAAGCAGCGGCGGCGGTTTCTCCATTTCACCACGCCCTACCTGCGTTTCCCCATGGTGGTGGCCACCCTGGCCAAAACGCCCTTCATCGACGATCCGGCCGGGCTGTCCGGCAAGGACCTGGGCGTGGTCAACGGCTACTCCAGCCTGGACATCCTGCGTTCCAAATACCCGGAAATGCGGCTGGTCGAGGTGCCAAGCGTCACCGAGGGCCTGCGGCTGGTCGCCGACGGCAAGCTCTACGGCTACATCGACACCGTGCCGGCCATCAGCCAGGCCATCGCCAAGGACCATTTCAGCGACCTCAAGATCGCCGGCCGCCTCGACGCCCAGCTCGACCTGGCCGTGGCCAGCCGCGACGACGAACCGGAGCTGGCTTCGCTGTTCCAAAAGGCCGTCAACACCCTGACCAAGGCCGAGACCGAGGCGGTCATCAAGAAATGGGTGGCCGTCACCTTCGAGGAAAGCTTCGATTATACCCGGTTCTGGAAGGCCCTGGCCATCGCCGCCGCCGTCCTGGCCGTCATCGTCTGGTGGAACCGCAAGCTTGCCCGGCTCAACCGGGCCATCCGCCAGGCCCACGAGGACCTCGACGCCGCCAACCGCGACATGGCCGCGCTGCTGGACAACGCCGGCCAGGGGTTCTTGTCGGTGGACCGCGACGGCTTGGTCGGGCCGCGGTGCAGCCAGGAATGCCGCGCCATTTTCGGCGGCGAAATCGAGGGCCGAAACGTCGCCGAGCTGCTTTTCCCGGATGACCCGGCCGCCAGGGAGGCCTTGACCATCAACATCCGGCGGGTGGCCGACGAGGCCGACGCCTATCGCCGCGACCTCTATCTGTCGCTGATGCAAAAGGTTGCCCGGCTGGGCGGCCGGACCCTGCGTCTGGCCTATCGCGCCTTGGACGGGGGGCGGCTCATGTTCGTCATCACCGACGTCACCGACGAGGCGCGCCTCAAGGACGCCGTGGCCCGGGAGCGCAACCGCCTGGCCTGCGTGGTGGCGGCGGTGCGGGAGCAGCGCGACTTTTTCGCCGTCCTTGACAGCTTCGCCGGATTCCGGGAATCAGGTCAGGTCTTCGTTTCCGGCGCTGCCGACGGCCGGGCTGCCCTGGAGTCCGTTTATCGACAGGTGCACACCTTCAAGGGCTTGTTTTTGCAACTGGAATGCGCCCATGTCGCGGCCGCTCTGGATGCCGTGGAAACGCGTCTGGCCGGTCTGGCCCGAGAGGATGCCCCCCAGGCTTCGGCCGTGGCCGAGGCACTGGCCGATCCTGAGGTGGACGAGGCGCTTAACCGGGACATCGCCGTGGTGCGAAACGCGCTTGGCGAGGAATTTTTCGATCGCCGGGGCGAGATCTGTCTTGGCGCGGAGCTGGCCGAGGCCCTGGCCGAACTGGCCGACCGGCTGCTGACGCGCCTGGACGAAGTGCCCCTTGGCGAACGGGACCGCTCGGTGCTGGCCGCCGCCCGCACCCTGCGCCATGTGGACGTCAAAAAGCTTCTGGCCGCCTATCCGCGTCTGGCCGCCCGCCTGGCCGCCGGCCAGGGCAAGCTCCTGGCCCCCTTTGCCGTGGAAGGCCAGACCGTGGCCGTCGATCCCGACCGCCTGGGCGCCTTGGTCAAGGCCCTGGTCCACGCCTTTCGCAACGCCGTGGACCACGGCCTGGAAACACCGGCCGAGCGGGCCGAGGCCGGCAAGGACGAAGCCGGGTCCATCAGCTGCCGGGTCGCGGCCGACAACGGCCGGCTGGTCATCGAGGTGGCCGACGACGGCCGGGGCGTGGACGTGGAAGCCGTGCGTTCCCGGGCCTTCGAGGTCGGCCTGGCCGGGGCCGAGGAACTGGCTGCCATGGACGACGCCGCCGTGATCGAACTGCTTTTTCGCGACGGTTTTTCCTCGCGCCGTAGCGTCGGAGAACTCTCCGGGCGCGGCGTGGGACTGGCCGCCGTGCGGGCCGAAGCCCAGCGTCTGGGCGGGGCGGCCGTTTTGATCAGCCAATCCGGGCGCGGCTCGCGCCTTCGCGTCGAAGTACCCATTCTTGACGCCCAAGCCTGA
- a CDS encoding alpha-E domain-containing protein: MLSRVADAIYWMSRYLERAENIARFLDVNWHLTLDTPGGRGEQWMPLVSAMGDFDLFAARGLPEDRETIIRFLAFDPEYSNSIVSCLGRARDNARTIREIIPTEMWEQINTFYHLVREAAKGCDAVLNNPYHFCDEVKRRDLTISGIAGDAMSHDEAWDFFRLGRLLERADKTSRILDVKYFILLPHPTDVGSNLDYVQWAALLKAISALEAYRRRHGRIQPERIVEFLLLDHDFPRSVLWSLIRAQQCLHAITGTPMGYFANPAEKRIGQLCGDLAYMSVEDVVAKGLHEFTDNLQTRMNRVDEAVFATFFSTFPAIDGASQQ, translated from the coding sequence ATGTTAAGCCGCGTGGCCGACGCCATTTACTGGATGAGCCGCTATTTGGAGCGGGCCGAGAACATCGCCCGGTTCCTCGACGTCAACTGGCACCTCACCCTGGACACCCCGGGCGGGCGCGGCGAGCAGTGGATGCCGCTGGTCTCGGCCATGGGCGACTTTGACCTGTTCGCCGCTCGGGGACTGCCCGAGGACCGCGAAACCATCATCCGCTTCCTGGCCTTCGATCCGGAGTACTCCAACTCCATCGTGAGCTGCCTGGGCCGGGCCCGGGACAACGCCCGCACCATCCGCGAGATCATCCCCACCGAGATGTGGGAGCAGATCAACACGTTTTACCATCTCGTGCGCGAGGCGGCCAAGGGCTGCGACGCCGTGCTCAACAACCCCTACCACTTCTGCGACGAGGTCAAGCGCCGCGACCTGACGATAAGCGGCATCGCCGGCGACGCCATGAGCCACGACGAGGCCTGGGACTTTTTCCGCCTGGGCCGTCTGCTCGAGCGCGCCGACAAGACCTCGCGTATCCTCGACGTCAAATACTTCATCCTGCTGCCGCACCCCACCGACGTCGGCTCCAACCTCGACTACGTGCAGTGGGCAGCGCTTTTAAAGGCCATCAGCGCTCTGGAAGCCTACCGCCGCCGCCATGGGCGCATCCAGCCCGAGCGCATCGTGGAATTTTTGCTCCTGGACCACGACTTTCCCCGTTCGGTCCTGTGGTCGCTGATACGAGCCCAGCAGTGCCTGCACGCCATCACCGGCACGCCCATGGGTTATTTCGCCAACCCGGCCGAAAAACGCATCGGCCAGCTGTGCGGCGACCTGGCCTATATGAGCGTGGAAGACGTCGTGGCCAAGGGCTTGCATGAGTTCACCGACAACCTGCAAACCCGCATGAACCGTGTGGACGAGGCGGTTTTCGCCACCTTCTTCTCCACGTTTCCGGCTATTGACGGGGCCAGCCAACAGTGA
- a CDS encoding transglutaminase family protein, translating into MRCRIVHRTRYDYGREVFLEPHLLRLVPRGDAAQRLLAFSVAIEPEPAGRTLVTDAWGNTVLSVWFSGLTDHLTVATETTVATLRDNPFDYLIETPRAVLPVPLAPGEAWLAGDCLAPVAGASSRTAELAEAILADGATTPQTFAMELLGRMHARLATSARLEPGLMAPDTVLARRKGACRDLAQVFIAACRQVGIPARFVSGYHEGDPDSDERDLHAWAEAYLPGGGWRGFDPSLGLAVTDRHVVLAAAPHPDDAAPVTGSFRGAAAAARLRHTIALEVSPGSE; encoded by the coding sequence GTGCGTTGCCGCATCGTCCACCGCACCCGTTACGACTACGGGCGCGAGGTCTTTTTGGAACCGCATCTGCTGCGCCTCGTGCCCCGGGGCGACGCCGCCCAGCGGCTGCTGGCCTTTTCCGTCGCCATTGAGCCCGAACCGGCCGGCCGGACCCTTGTCACCGACGCCTGGGGCAACACCGTCCTGTCGGTCTGGTTTTCCGGCCTCACCGACCATCTGACCGTGGCCACCGAGACGACGGTGGCGACCCTTCGCGACAACCCCTTCGACTATCTCATCGAAACGCCCCGGGCCGTGCTGCCCGTGCCCCTTGCGCCGGGAGAGGCCTGGCTGGCCGGAGACTGCCTGGCGCCGGTGGCCGGGGCCTCCTCCCGGACAGCCGAACTGGCCGAGGCCATCCTTGCCGACGGCGCGACCACGCCCCAGACCTTCGCCATGGAGCTGCTTGGCCGGATGCACGCCCGGCTGGCCACCTCCGCCCGCCTGGAGCCAGGCCTCATGGCTCCGGACACGGTCCTGGCCAGGAGAAAAGGGGCCTGCCGCGATCTGGCCCAGGTCTTCATCGCCGCCTGCCGCCAGGTCGGCATCCCGGCCCGTTTCGTCAGCGGCTACCACGAAGGCGACCCGGACAGCGACGAGCGCGATCTGCACGCCTGGGCCGAGGCCTATCTGCCCGGCGGCGGCTGGCGCGGTTTCGATCCCTCCCTGGGCCTGGCCGTCACCGACCGCCACGTGGTCCTGGCCGCCGCCCCCCACCCCGACGACGCCGCGCCGGTCACCGGTTCCTTCCGGGGCGCCGCGGCCGCCGCGCGCCTGCGCCACACCATAGCCCTTGAGGTCTCGCCTGGGAGCGAATAG
- a CDS encoding peptidase yields the protein MTFCLGITVEEGLVGIADTRITSGNELTSAHKVTTYQNGQGAFFLMTSGLRSVRDKTLTYFEEAMETCAKPFDKLYKVVNAFAAELRKVAVEDKAFLAESGLGFNLHVLLGGQMTNDSNHKLYLIYPEGNWVEVSQGTPYHIIGEGGYGKPVLDRTLKYSDPLRMALKVGCLAFDSTRISASDVDFPIDVVLYHKSGLELVQHRYEKEDLADISAWWQEHLRGLVHDLPSEWIDTVASKLKKVCGKSGCLTEPA from the coding sequence ATGACATTTTGCCTCGGCATCACCGTGGAGGAAGGCTTGGTCGGCATCGCCGACACCCGCATCACCTCCGGCAACGAGCTGACCAGCGCTCATAAGGTCACCACCTATCAGAACGGGCAGGGGGCCTTTTTCCTCATGACCTCGGGGCTTCGCTCGGTGCGCGACAAGACCCTCACCTATTTTGAAGAGGCCATGGAGACCTGCGCCAAGCCTTTCGACAAGCTCTACAAGGTCGTCAACGCCTTTGCCGCCGAACTGCGCAAGGTCGCCGTCGAGGACAAGGCCTTTCTGGCCGAGTCGGGTCTGGGGTTCAATCTCCATGTGCTCCTTGGCGGCCAGATGACCAATGATTCCAACCACAAGCTCTACCTCATCTATCCCGAGGGCAACTGGGTGGAGGTGAGCCAAGGCACACCCTACCACATCATTGGCGAGGGCGGCTACGGCAAGCCCGTCCTCGACCGCACGCTCAAATACTCCGATCCGCTGCGCATGGCCCTCAAGGTCGGCTGCCTGGCCTTTGACTCCACCCGCATCAGCGCCTCGGACGTGGACTTTCCCATCGATGTGGTGCTCTACCACAAAAGCGGCCTGGAGCTGGTCCAGCACCGCTACGAAAAAGAAGACCTGGCCGACATCTCGGCCTGGTGGCAGGAGCACCTGCGGGGTCTGGTCCACGATCTGCCCTCGGAGTGGATCGACACCGTGGCTTCCAAGCTCAAAAAGGTGTGCGGGAAGTCCGGCTGCCTGACCGAACCGGCCTGA
- a CDS encoding MarR family winged helix-turn-helix transcriptional regulator has protein sequence MENEQLTRLLIEFYEKFSSWEHGVVKESGLSLPQMHTLEILGADGDLRMTELAAKMGITTGSLTVLVDRLERGGFVARKPHETDRRSIRVGLTPEGERLFAEHHKLHAQLTQEILCALSPEEAGPFATMLAKITACF, from the coding sequence ATGGAAAACGAACAGCTCACCCGCCTGCTTATTGAATTCTACGAGAAGTTTTCCTCGTGGGAGCACGGCGTGGTCAAGGAGTCGGGGCTGTCGCTGCCCCAGATGCATACCCTTGAGATTCTCGGGGCCGACGGCGACCTGCGCATGACGGAGCTGGCCGCCAAGATGGGCATCACCACCGGGTCGCTGACCGTGCTGGTGGACCGGCTGGAGCGGGGCGGGTTCGTGGCCCGAAAACCCCACGAGACCGACCGCCGTTCCATCCGGGTGGGGCTGACCCCCGAGGGCGAGCGGCTTTTCGCCGAACACCACAAGCTCCACGCCCAGCTCACCCAGGAGATCCTGTGCGCCCTGTCCCCGGAGGAGGCCGGCCCCTTCGCGACCATGCTGGCCAAGATCACCGCCTGCTTTTAA
- a CDS encoding circularly permuted type 2 ATP-grasp protein: MPPKMNFDSYDVGPFFDEMFTPDGQPRPGCRMLHDKIASLPAGEILARQAAAEQAFYDMGITFTVYGHEEGTEKIFPFDIIPRIIEAAEWDALERGLIQRIRALNLFIDDVYHKGRIMADGVVPRAVVESSSGYFKECQGLNPPHGVWCHITGSDLIRDEAGRFMVLEDNLRCPSGVSYVLANRRILKRTFPQVFEAIDIRPVDDYAPLLLDMLHAIAPQAANRPTAALLTPGVYNSAYFEHTFLAQQAGIELVEGRDLVVADGYVHMRTTKGLKRVDVLYRRVGEDFLDPQVFRPDSLLGVPGIMDVYKAGRVAMANAPGTGVADDKVVYAYVPRMIRYYLGEEPLIDNVETFLCWEDKARKHVLANLDTMVVKAAAESGGYGMLVGPAATPEEREAFAAKIEADPRNYIAQPTVSLSRAPVIVDDHFEGRHVDLRPYILYGDDIRVIPGGLTRVALRRGSLVVNSSQGGGSKDTWVLGPGAAARG, from the coding sequence ATGCCACCGAAGATGAACTTCGACAGCTACGACGTCGGCCCCTTTTTCGACGAGATGTTCACCCCCGACGGCCAGCCCCGCCCCGGCTGCCGGATGCTGCACGACAAGATCGCCTCCCTGCCGGCCGGCGAGATCCTGGCCAGGCAGGCCGCCGCCGAGCAGGCCTTCTACGACATGGGCATTACCTTCACCGTTTACGGCCACGAGGAGGGGACCGAGAAGATCTTCCCCTTCGACATCATCCCCCGCATCATCGAGGCGGCCGAGTGGGACGCCCTGGAGCGCGGGCTCATCCAGCGCATCCGGGCGCTGAACCTGTTTATCGACGACGTCTACCACAAGGGCCGCATCATGGCCGACGGCGTGGTGCCCCGGGCCGTGGTGGAGTCGTCTTCGGGCTATTTCAAGGAGTGCCAGGGGCTTAACCCGCCGCATGGAGTGTGGTGCCACATCACCGGCTCGGACCTCATCCGCGACGAGGCCGGCCGGTTCATGGTCCTCGAAGACAACCTGCGCTGCCCGTCGGGGGTGTCCTACGTCCTGGCCAACCGGCGCATTTTAAAGCGCACCTTCCCCCAGGTCTTCGAGGCCATCGACATCCGGCCCGTGGACGACTACGCGCCGCTTTTGCTCGACATGCTCCACGCCATCGCGCCCCAGGCGGCCAACCGCCCCACGGCCGCGCTTTTAACGCCCGGCGTCTACAACTCGGCCTATTTCGAGCACACCTTCCTGGCCCAGCAGGCCGGCATCGAGCTGGTCGAGGGCCGCGATCTGGTCGTGGCCGACGGCTACGTCCACATGCGCACCACCAAGGGCCTCAAGCGCGTGGACGTGCTCTACCGCCGGGTGGGCGAGGATTTCCTCGATCCGCAGGTGTTCCGGCCCGACTCGCTTCTTGGCGTGCCCGGCATCATGGACGTCTACAAGGCCGGCCGGGTGGCCATGGCCAACGCCCCGGGCACGGGCGTGGCTGATGACAAGGTGGTTTATGCCTACGTACCGCGCATGATCCGCTACTACCTGGGCGAGGAGCCGCTTATCGACAACGTCGAGACGTTTTTGTGCTGGGAGGACAAGGCCAGAAAGCACGTGCTGGCTAACCTCGACACGATGGTGGTCAAGGCGGCGGCGGAATCCGGCGGCTACGGCATGCTGGTCGGGCCGGCGGCCACCCCCGAGGAGCGCGAGGCCTTTGCCGCCAAGATCGAGGCCGATCCGCGCAACTACATCGCCCAGCCCACCGTCAGCCTGTCGCGGGCCCCGGTCATCGTGGACGACCACTTCGAGGGCCGCCACGTCGATCTGCGGCCCTACATCCTCTACGGCGACGACATCCGGGTCATCCCCGGCGGCCTGACCCGGGTGGCGCTGCGGCGCGGGTCGCTGGTGGTCAATTCCTCCCAGGGCGGCGGCAGCAAGGACACCTGGGTGCTGGGTCCGGGCGCTGCGGCCAGAGGGTAG
- a CDS encoding response regulator, which yields MRSLRILVVDDSGLTVKKMAKLLEELGHQVVAMASTGQQAVDVYAEAAPDVTTMDITMPDMDGIEATRRILAVHPGACIVIVTSHGQEQMVMDAIEAGAKGYILKPVKQEKLAETLETVAAKYL from the coding sequence ATGAGATCCCTGCGAATCCTGGTGGTGGACGACTCCGGCCTCACCGTGAAGAAAATGGCCAAGCTCCTGGAAGAACTCGGACATCAGGTCGTCGCCATGGCCTCCACCGGCCAACAGGCTGTGGACGTCTACGCCGAAGCCGCCCCCGACGTCACCACCATGGACATCACCATGCCCGACATGGACGGCATAGAGGCCACCCGTCGCATCCTGGCCGTGCATCCCGGGGCCTGCATCGTCATCGTCACCTCCCACGGCCAGGAGCAGATGGTCATGGACGCCATAGAAGCCGGAGCCAAGGGCTACATCTTAAAGCCCGTCAAACAGGAAAAACTGGCCGAGACCCTGGAAACCGTGGCGGCGAAATACTTGTGA
- a CDS encoding PAS domain-containing sensor histidine kinase: MENPRGPATPSQDGLEDGAALLEAVPDREALLDVTARIVRRVTGCDAVGIRLRQGDDYPYFVADGFAAGFVASETSLCAKFGEAAVDPAARPVLECMCGAVIQGRVDPRQPWFTAFGSFFTGSTTRLLAQAGSLPPGTRNRCNAAGYETVVLVPLRAADTTHGLLQVGDRRPDLLDAPAVARLERLATGLAILLSRQEMAAALADSEARHRAMFFSNIAIKLLIDPATGRIVDANPAACRFYGYSLEEIQRLSIWDINAAGEEATRRDMALTGDAERRFFRFRHRLAGGEVREVEVYTGPVEYLGRKLLFSIIHDVTERVRAEEARDRVEQMLRHDLRSPLAGIAGLAGHLAEGELTDKQREIAVVIRETAAGLGDMVSRNLDLCRIEQGRYELRPQPVALAALLRRQASLAAPLARRRQAELAFGPGFREDDDGPLAAGEEGLLATAFSNLVTNALEAAPPGTAVTLSLAVEDEAAVAGVHNHGVIPAGIRGRFAAKYATSGKPGGTGLGAYIARTIARLHGGELHWETDETAGTHIRVRLPLYREPSGSPDA, encoded by the coding sequence ATGGAAAATCCCCGGGGACCGGCGACGCCGAGCCAGGACGGCCTGGAGGACGGGGCGGCGCTGCTTGAAGCCGTGCCCGACCGCGAGGCGCTCCTTGACGTGACGGCGCGAATCGTGCGCCGTGTCACGGGCTGCGACGCCGTGGGCATCCGCCTGCGCCAGGGCGACGACTATCCCTATTTCGTAGCTGACGGATTTGCCGCCGGTTTCGTCGCTTCCGAGACGTCGCTGTGCGCCAAGTTCGGGGAAGCCGCCGTTGATCCAGCCGCCCGGCCCGTGCTTGAATGCATGTGCGGCGCGGTTATTCAAGGCCGCGTCGATCCCCGCCAGCCCTGGTTCACGGCCTTTGGCAGTTTTTTCACCGGCTCCACCACAAGGCTTCTGGCCCAGGCCGGTTCCCTGCCGCCCGGGACCCGCAACCGCTGCAACGCCGCCGGCTACGAGACCGTGGTCCTTGTTCCGCTTCGCGCCGCCGACACCACCCATGGGCTGCTTCAGGTGGGCGACCGCCGGCCCGATCTTTTGGACGCCCCGGCCGTGGCCCGGCTGGAGCGCCTGGCCACGGGGCTGGCCATCCTGCTCTCGCGCCAGGAGATGGCCGCTGCCCTGGCCGACTCCGAAGCCCGGCATCGGGCCATGTTTTTTTCCAACATCGCCATCAAACTGCTGATTGATCCGGCCACGGGCCGCATCGTGGACGCCAATCCGGCCGCCTGCCGGTTTTACGGCTATTCCCTGGAGGAGATCCAGCGCCTGTCCATCTGGGACATCAACGCGGCCGGCGAGGAGGCGACGCGCCGGGACATGGCCCTGACCGGCGACGCCGAACGGCGGTTTTTCCGTTTCCGGCACAGGCTGGCCGGCGGCGAGGTGCGCGAGGTGGAGGTCTATACCGGGCCGGTGGAGTATCTGGGGCGCAAGCTGCTTTTCTCCATCATCCACGACGTTACCGAACGGGTGCGGGCCGAGGAGGCCCGGGACCGGGTGGAACAGATGCTGCGCCACGACCTGCGCTCGCCCCTGGCCGGCATCGCCGGACTGGCCGGGCATTTGGCCGAAGGGGAGCTCACCGACAAACAGCGGGAAATCGCCGTCGTCATCCGGGAAACGGCCGCCGGCCTGGGCGACATGGTGTCCCGCAACCTCGATCTGTGCCGCATCGAACAGGGACGCTACGAACTGCGGCCCCAGCCCGTGGCCCTTGCCGCCCTGCTGCGCCGCCAGGCTTCCCTGGCCGCCCCCCTGGCCCGGCGGCGGCAGGCCGAACTGGCCTTTGGTCCGGGCTTCCGGGAGGACGACGACGGCCCCCTGGCCGCCGGCGAGGAAGGGCTTTTAGCCACGGCTTTTTCCAATCTTGTCACCAACGCCCTGGAAGCCGCCCCCCCGGGCACGGCCGTTACCCTGTCCCTGGCCGTGGAGGACGAGGCGGCCGTGGCCGGCGTCCACAACCACGGGGTCATTCCCGCCGGCATTCGCGGGCGTTTCGCCGCCAAGTACGCCACCAGCGGCAAACCCGGCGGCACCGGCCTTGGGGCCTACATCGCCCGCACCATCGCCCGGCTGCACGGCGGCGAACTGCACTGGGAGACCGACGAGACTGCCGGCACCCATATCCGGGTGCGCCTGCCCCTTTACCGCGAGCCTTCCGGCTCTCCGGACGCCTGA
- a CDS encoding chemotaxis protein CheX, producing MTEQLDLKAFLDALATRTRAFFAEELDIAVKEPLYHFDDVQKLDLRHLTAILSATGQLKLYLAYSFDAALIEAAFAAYTADLDIAEDERDDAIQETAGDIINIIVGNALADVAATGRAIALSPPIILTEAKSVMRHRGAKFASAELAASSGSLAIHLIGPGELFDDALEYVKE from the coding sequence ATGACCGAACAACTGGATCTCAAAGCCTTCCTCGACGCCCTGGCCACGCGCACCCGGGCGTTTTTCGCCGAGGAACTGGACATAGCCGTCAAGGAACCCCTGTATCATTTCGACGACGTGCAAAAGCTCGACCTGCGCCATCTGACCGCCATTTTAAGCGCCACCGGGCAGCTCAAGCTCTATCTGGCCTACAGCTTCGACGCCGCCCTTATCGAGGCGGCCTTTGCCGCCTACACCGCCGACCTCGACATCGCCGAGGACGAACGCGACGACGCCATCCAGGAAACCGCCGGCGACATCATCAACATCATCGTGGGCAACGCCCTGGCCGACGTGGCCGCCACCGGCCGGGCCATCGCCCTGTCGCCGCCCATTATCCTCACCGAAGCCAAATCCGTGATGCGCCACCGCGGGGCCAAATTCGCCTCGGCCGAACTCGCCGCCTCCTCCGGCTCCCTGGCCATCCACCTCATCGGTCCGGGCGAACTCTTTGACGACGCCCTTGAATATGTGAAGGAGTAA